DNA sequence from the Pedobacter schmidteae genome:
ACGTGGCTCGGTTTGTTGCTGTAAGTACGTGGAAAAAGGACATTTTTGTCGTAGTCGGCCTTATAAGATTTGCCTGCTTCTTCATAGGTTTTTGCTCCTTTTCTATATTCGGTGCCGGTTTCTTTGATGCCGGTTTGCCGGGCATCAAAAGTTCGGCCATATAAAAGAGGGGTATCACCGTAATTGGTACGTCCTAAATAGCTATATAAGGAAAAGGGATTGTCGGGGTTAGACAGATTGATGTTGGGTTTGGCATTTGCCCTGATCACAATCATGAAGTAGGAGCTGAAGCCAAACAACACAAAGGTGAGGCATAACAATGAGAGGTTAAGTGTGTATTTTTTGTGTTTAACAGAATAATAAATGCCATAAGTAATACAGGATGCCAGCAGCAGGATAAAAACTAAGGCTCCACTGCCAAATTCGAAACCCAGGGTGTTGACAAAGAAAAGATCGGTTTTTGCAGCACTCAATACGAGGTACTGAACGATAACAAATTGTACTAGACCAACAAGAAAGCAACCAAATAATAATGCTTTTAGTATTCCGCTAAGACCAGGACGTGCAGTTGTTTTGAAATGATACACCAGTACGACGGCGGGTATAGCCAGCAAGCTTAACAGGTGTACGCCGATAGAAAGGCCGATCATAAAAGCAATAAATATCAGCCATCGGTTGTCGGGGTAATTTTCCCATTTTAGGATGGCCCAGAAAACAATGGCGGTAAAAAGGGTCGAAAGTGCATATACCTCGGCTTCAACCGCTGAAAACCAAAAGGTATCTGAAAATGTGTAAGCCAGGGCACCTACAGCTCCGGCGGCAATGATGGTAAAAATCTGTGTACTGTTTTTCTCTTTTGGGTACAAGCGGGCTGCCAGGGCAGTGATGGTCCAGAACAGAAACATAATGGTTGCTGCGCTAAATAATACTGAACTGAAGTTAATCCAATAGGCTATCTTGTTGGTGTTGCCCATTGCCAACAAAGAAAACAACTTGCCCAGCATTAAAAATAGTGGCGCGCCGGGTTGGTGGCCTACTTCCAGTTTACTGGAGGCTGCCAGAAATTCTCCGCAGTCCCAAAAGCTCATGGTAGGTTCCATAGTTAGCCAATAAACGATAGTAGCAATACCGAAAAGGGTAAATCCGGCAAGGTTGTTAAGGCGTTGATACAATTTCATGATTCAAAGGTTTGATTTAGGGTTAATCAAAAATAATTAAATCATTGTTGTTCAGTTTTTTATAAGTGTTAAAGTATGTTAAAAAATGTTAAATCTCCGTAAGGTGGTTTATCCTTTTTTTTGATGGAAAACTGCACGTTTAGCTGATGGTATGGTCAACTGGTTATTGAAATTTGGAAACCACCTTTTTAGCCAGGCCGTTCTGTTGTCGTCCCTAACCTCGGTCAATTCTGCAAAAGTCCAGGAGCTTCCCTTATCACTACTCGCAGCAAGTAAATACGATTTTTTAGAGAAATAGCCTCGTTTAGGTAGTTCAAAAACAATCTCTATAGGAACAATACAATGTAAGTCGTCGCCAGCCTGAACAATATTTCCAGGCTCTTCAGCAGCGATTCTGCGGGGTGTCCAGTTTTTGTTTTCCCTTGACTTCGCCCATAATTCTGTCGTTGTCGCGATCCATTTTTCTTTTCCACCGGCGTTGGCAACAAAAGGAGGATAGGTATATTTGGCCAGGCTATCAGCGTTTTTTTCTGATTGGGCATTAGCCCAACTTTTAGCGTTAGCTCGTAGATTTTCAATTAATTGCGCGTTTGATTTGACTCCTATAAAGAGCAAAAAGAAAATGAGAACCTTAATTTTCATACAAATGTGTTTGTTTTGGTTTTGCAGTATTTTAAAGCAAGCTAATGATTTTTAACAACATTTGAAAATATCAGAATGCGCAACAATTTGATCAACAGCAGATTGTTAACTTTTGCCTAATAATACTGTACAATCTCAGCATCAACGACAATAAATCCGTCGTTTTTGCTTTCGGTAAAGATCAGGAAACGCTGATGATCGGGCTTGATTTTATATTTTTTTACCAGATTTTCTGCTTTGTCTCTATAACTCCTGACAATCACATTTCCTGTCAGTTGCTTTTCTTTTTTAAGCTCGCCGGCGGTGATAACACGGTTGATCTTAAATATTCGGCCGGGGAAACGATTGTTGATATGTTCAGCAGCATATAGCTGGGTCTGCGGAGCTAGTTTTTCCAGTCCAAATGCCTGTGCAATCAGATTAAAGGCCCCACTTTTCAACAGCGCAACATCCGGCTCGTATAAATACCCGGACGGAGTTTCGTCAAGTATCCGGGCATGACTGATTTCTTCATCTCCTTTATAGAAGCTGAAACCCTTGTGGGTTTCGTTTAGCATACGACAAACAATTTTAACCAGAGGTGCCTGTTCTCTGTCTATTACCCAAAGCAATTCCTTTAGTTCGTTTCTAACACTTACCATATGAATTTCGGAAACATTCCGCAGTTCTTTTAGTCCGGCAGCCAGGTCTAGTAAAGGCGCTGTTTTAATGATGATGCGCTGGGACCGGGACAATAGCAGGTCCAGGTGTTCCACCACATTAGGGGTACAGTCTTTCAGCATAAAGACTTTGCCGCTGGTACTTCGTCTGGCCGGGTCAATATAAATGGTGTCGTAGGTTTCAGTGCTGTTTTGCAGATGAGCTATGCCATCGCCAGCCAGAAACTGCAGGTTCGATGCACCCAAAACCCGGGCATTATGATCGGCTATTTCAGATAAAGATGTATTGATTTCGCAATGTGTGACTGTTGTGAGTAGTCGTGAAAAATAATAACTATCTACGCCAAAACCTCCTGTCAGGTCAATCAGGCTATCGCCAATCGCCAGCCTGGCCTTATAGGCTGCGGTTGCTTCCGACGAACATTGTTCGATGGAAAGGAGTGGGGGATAATAAATGCCGGCTGTGTTATACCAAAGCGGCAGTTTTTTTGCCGCTTTGCTTTTTGCCGCAATTTGTCCGGCCAGTTCCTTACTTTCTACCTCCTTAAAAGGACTTTTGGCCATAGCAATCCTATGCACATCGTCATTTATGTGATGGGCAATGTATTGCTGAATTGCGGTATCTAGTAAATGGCTGTTCAACTTGTACGTTACTCCGTTTCTTTTTTGTCCCGCATTACAATCTGACAGGTATTTCTGCTTTTTACTTCCAGCAGGATACTTTTGTTGACCGTTACCCGGTCGATGGTTTCCTGGTTATAATACCTGATGGTAACCAGTTCTACACCAGTATTGTATTTTACTTTATAGTCTTTTGACAGGTCAGCCATTAGTTTTTCCAGTTTTTTTGCATTATGGTCAAAGCTGATCGAAAAGCTGATGGCCGAGTTGAGCATGGTATTGATTTTTACCTTATGCTCGTGAAAAAGACTAAATATTTCACTCAGATTTTCTTCAATAATGAATGAAAAATCTTTAGGAAAGATGGACAGCAATACCTGGTTTACTTTAAAAATAAAGGAAGGTATAGGCAGGTGATTTTTCAGGTCGGTAATATCGGTTCCTTCGGCTTCGGGATGAAGGAAGGAGCGGACATATAAAGGGATGTTTTTATTTTGAATGGGCTTAATGGTTTTAGGATGGATAATGGTAGCACCATAGTAAGCCAGCTCAATAGCATCGTGGTAAGACAGCTGCGGAATCCTTTCTGTTTCATCAAACCATTTCGGGTCGGCGTTTAAAACACCCGGCACATCCTTCCATATCGTCATCGATTCGGCGTTGAGACAG
Encoded proteins:
- a CDS encoding aspartate kinase, producing MKIYKFGGASVKDAEGVKNVSAIIQKHKGNQLLIVVSAMGKITNKLEELTTAYLNGQDDVHQIFEEVKTFHFNLLNELFTDHQHPVFDDIANTFVEIDWLIEEEPEDAPDYIYDQIVSMGEIVSTKILAAYLGTQQNNVKWVDARNFVHTDNTYREGLVNWEKTEAEVQKKLVPLLENHIVITQGFIGSTSENFTTTLGREGSDYSAAIFSACLNAESMTIWKDVPGVLNADPKWFDETERIPQLSYHDAIELAYYGATIIHPKTIKPIQNKNIPLYVRSFLHPEAEGTDITDLKNHLPIPSFIFKVNQVLLSIFPKDFSFIIEENLSEIFSLFHEHKVKINTMLNSAISFSISFDHNAKKLEKLMADLSKDYKVKYNTGVELVTIRYYNQETIDRVTVNKSILLEVKSRNTCQIVMRDKKETE